The nucleotide sequence GAGCTGAATATGGCAGAAGAGTTTTTAGAACATTATGTTGCGGCAATGCGTATTTTTGTTGCACAAGGCGATGCTGTTGATTGGCTCGAAGATACAGATGGAGAAGAGACGCTCGTAATTATGCCGCGCCTGATTACAGATGTTCTTTCCGAAACGTTATTCTCGAAAAAAATGCCAATCGTGTTCTCATCAGCTACACTTTCGGTAAATAAGGATTTCAGCTATATCGCATCAAGTTTAGGCATTGAACAATACCAAAGCTTCAGTGTACCATCACCGTTTGATTATGAAGAAGTAATGAAAATTTATTTACATGAACTATCGCAATCCGAAAAAACTGCAAAAGTTGAGCAGCTTTTGAAAGATGGTAAACAAACGTTGATTTTATTTAAATCAAAACAGGCAATGAATCACTTTAAATCAAATGTAGGTTTAATGGAACGCTTGAATATCGCATTTGAAGGCGACCGTGAGCTTTCGGCAATTGTCCGTGAGTTCCAAAACGGTGAAGTGAAGACATTATGTTCGTATCACTTATGGGAAGGCTTGGATTTACCGGAAGAAGCGTTAACGCGCGTCATTATTTTCGACTTGCCATTCCCGCCACATGATCCATTGTTCGATGCAAAACGTTCATTTGCACAAAATCCGTTTGAAGAAGTTGAGTTACCATTCATGCAGCTTCGTCTTCAACAAGGAATGGGCCGTTTAATTCGTACATCGAATGACCATGGTGACATTCATATTTTATTAAATAATGAAGAAGCAAGCGTGAAATCGTACTTCACAGATATTTTAGCAGTGAACCCGCAATAATGTTCAACCCCGTTCGAGAGTATCGAACGGGGTTTTTATTTGGGATTTATTTCGTCGGGCGGCCGGATATTCTAATATGTAGTAGGGGGTGTTCTAATATAATAAAAAATTGTCTAATAAAATGCTGATCTTCTAATAAGTGAATCAATTCTTCTAAAATGGAGTTGAGAAGTTCAAATATTGGAGTGAATTATTCTAATAATGAATAGGGTTACTCTAATATCCGTAAATTTCTTCAAATAAAAAAACCTTTCATTGAAATAATCAATAAAAGGCAATAATAAATTACTCGTCTTCTTCCATATCAATTGTATATAAAATAATTAAATCCCCGATACCTTCTAATGTAGCTGGTATTTTAAATGCTTGCTTAAAGCCGTATAACTTCGTATGGCCAACCATTACGGTAGGTGGCGTAATATCAAGCTCCAAATCATGTTGTACCGTGTATGTACATAAATTACAGGCAATCATATTCCCGAGTTCGCCTGTAAAGGACTCAAGCATAGCACCTTCTAAAGGCATTCCGAACATTGCAGAGCCGATTGCACTAAAACTTTCCGGTGTGCCATCAATGATAATGCGTCCTTTAATATCACCAACTAATCCTATAAGCACACCCATCTCACATTGTTCATACGGTTCATTTATAATGGAAGGAGATTTCACATCTATAATCATAGGTAGTATAGTTTTTAGTGAATGGATTGTCCCGTTTAAAATAGTTTGAATATGCGTCGAATTACTCAATAATAATTTCTCCTTCCTAGACTTTTAATTCATATTAACATGTTACTTCGGTATATGTATAGAAGAAAATTAAAAGAGACTGTATTGACAGAAAATTTAGGAGCATATATAATGAAAATGATAATTATTATCAGTAAATGGGGCGGTGTTTAAAATGTTGTATGCTTTTATTGGGGCAACAGTGATCGTTTATGTGGCAATTGGAAACTATGTGTTAAAAAATGTAGCAAATTAGAAAATAAAATATTGAAGATTATTCATCGCATTGTCACATTGACAATGCGATTTTTATTTTTAAACAATGAAAAGGCTATTGAATTAACGAGTTCAATAGCCTTTAGAATATCTGTTAAAGCCAATGTTCAATACACGTAATCGACTGATTGATCGTGTCCAAACGGATTTTTTTGCCGATTGCCAAAGGGAACATCGGGTGGGTGTGGGCACAGTCGACATTGGCAAGTATAGGAATGTTTTTTCCATCCAGCTGTTCCAACAACAGATCAAGCGGTTGCTTGCCTGTCCCTTCATCATCAAAGAGCTCATGTTTCCCAAGGAGAATACCGTCAACTTTGTCGAAAATCCCGTGCAATTTCAACATCGCAAAATTCTTTTCTACGGTTGCTGCGCTCTTTAATGAATCCTCAATCAGTAAAATATCTCCCGTATTAATAACAGGAAAATATGGTGTTCCGATGAAGCCATACATTGTATTATTATTACCGCCAATTAAACGCCCCTCAACTACACCTTTATGAACACCAATCCATTTATTTGAATACAGTGTTTTTGGCTTTTCATAATTTAGCCAGTTAATCATTTCATCTGACCAAACATGTGGCATTGGAATCGAGTACGGAACGCTTGGTTGACAAAAATAGCGTTCGAAATAATTGTAGGTTTCGTGGACAAGCGGCTCAAATTCGCCGAACGAGGGGATAAGTGCCGGACCGTAATATGTAGGAATATTAGTCTTGGCAAAAAGAGCCAGTAATATTGCAGTAGTATCAGAATAGCCGATCACAATTTTCGGGTTACTTTTAAATGCTTCGTAATCTAAATAGGGGAGCAGGCTATTCGAATTCGTCCCCCCAATTGTGGACATAATCATTTTAATCAATGGATCTCTTAGTAGCTGGTTGAATTCTTCAGCGCGTTCTTTTGGGGTTCCTGACCGATAGCCATCCTGTTTACCAGTAAGATTTCCCTCGATAATTTGAAACCCTTTCCCTTCCAAAAATTCCTTACCGCGACTGTAGCGCAACTTTGCGGTAGCAGTTGCCGGTGCAGAAGATGAAAAAATGCCGATCTTATCTCCACGTTGCAATGGATGAAACATATAATCACCTATCTTTGCTAATTTATAGTTTTGGCTATATGTTAAAATTATACAATATATTCAAGCGGAAAAAAGGAAATAATAAATGCGGAGTAGGGTACATGATAGAAAATAAGGAGGTGAGCAGCTAGTTACGGCAACTAGTGTCCAATGAACAAATTACAAAAAATTTATGAACAGGCGAAACAAATGACAGCAAATGGTCAGGTCGCCTCATATATACCAGCACTTGCTGCAGCAAATAGTGATTTGTTTGCGGTAAGTTTACTGAGCGCAGATCAGGAAATCGAATTAGGAGATTGTACAGAAACTTTTACGCTTCAAAGTGTCGTGAAAGTAATCAGTTTTATGGTTGCTGCAAATCATCATGGTATCGAGGAGATCATGCATTATGTTGATGTGGAGCCGACAGGAGACTCATTTAACTCCATTGTCCGATTGGAAAGCCATAATAATAAGCCATTCAATCCGATGATCAATGCAGGGGCGATAACGATTGCTTCGTTACTTCCGGGTGAGACAATGTTCGAAAAAGTAAAATCTGTAACAACTTATTTAGAACGGATGATCGGAAAGAAAGTGCATATTAATAATGAAATCTATTTTTCGGAATACCAGTCAGCTGATTATAACCGTGCAATTGCCTATATATTACAGGCAAACGGTTTCCTGAAATCTGATGTAGAGGAAGCACTTCAAGTCTATTTACAGCTTTGCTCGATTTCAGTAGACGTGTCCGATTTAGCAAAAATGGCCTATTATTTTGCGACTAATGGAAAAGATAGTGAAGCTTGCTGCAATAAAGAGGTAATTAATATTGCAAAAGCTTTAATGCTCACATGCGGAATGTACAATGCATCCGGAAAGTTTGCAGCGTTTGTAGGGTTGCCGGCAAAAAGCGGTGTATCCGGTGCAATCATTGCCGTTGTACGGAATGGTGAAATTGAACAACTGCAAGGTCCGATTGGAATCGGCATTTATGGACCAGCAATTGATCAAGTCGGCAATAGTGTAGCAGGCATCGATTTTTTGATGCACCTGTCAAAGGAATATGATTTGTTTTGTTTATAAATAGGAAAAAGGAGCATTCTCTCAAAAAAATTAAGGAATGTTCCTTTTTCAGATGTTTAACGATAAGGAAGAAGCTTAATAACTTTCGTTGCTGTGTTTTTTACGAATGTTGCGTCATGCTCCACAAATAACAAAGTTGGTTTAAATTGAGCGATCATTTTTTCGATCTGTTGCTGGTTAAAAACATCCAAATAGTTGAGCGGTTCATCCCAAATATAAAATTCTGCTTCGAGTCCGAGCGACTTTGAAAATTCGACTTTCTTTTGCTGACCCATGCTCATCTTTTCGATTGGTACTTGAAAAACATCACGGTTAAATCCTAAAATACGTAAATTGTTCAAAAACAATGTGTAGTTGATTTGCTGCTCAAAGGCAAAGTCTTTTAACATCCCCCGATTATCCTCATAATTTTGGCGGATAACACTTGTGGTCAACCCTTGTGGCATAATCATTTCGCCGTCTACAGTACCGGGAAATGTACCTTGTAAATATTGAAGAAGTGATGATTTACCACTGCCATTCGGTCCGACAATGGCAACTTGCTCCCCTTGAAAAATTTCAAATGAAATGGGTTGGAACAGCGGTTGATCATTGTAGCTCAACGTAAGGTTTTTCACGCGAAGTACAGGGTTCCGATGTTTAAAATGACAGTTAATCGTCAAATCGTTTATTGTTTCAATATTTTTCAGCAACTTCGTTTTATCCTCAATTTTTTCCTGTGTGCGTTTTTCGATTGCTTTTGCACGTTTATTCATACGCTTTGCAATGGCATTTCCGAACGGATCATTACCTGAAGGCTTTTCACGCTGCGCGGCCCAGTTAGACTTTTCGCGAGCCGTTTTTTGCAGTCGGTTGATTTCAGTGTTTAATGAGCGATTTTGTTCGAGTTCAAATTCGTCCTGCAGCTTCTTCTGCTGTTCATAGATTGAAAAATTTCCTTTGTATAGGCTAAGCTGGCTTTTTTCAATCGCCAAAATATGTGTAACCACTTCATCGATAAATTGTCGGTCATGACTGACGACGATAAAGCCTTTTTTCTTTTTCAAATAGTTCGCAACGATGGATCGGCCTTTCATATCGAGGTGATTCGTCGGTTCGTCGAGAAGCAGAAAACGGTTATCCTCACAGAAGACAGCAGCAAGCATTACTTTTGTTTGTTCGCCGCCTGACAATTGCTCAAAGGGCATCCATATCAACGATGGATCGAGCGACAAAAGCTGGCATTCCCGCTCGAGCTTCCATAACTCAACTGGCATTACTTCGTCAATCGCATAATACGTACTAACTTTCGGTTCACGAATAGCAAGGGGGAAATAATGAAATCCTTCATCACTTGTTACTGTTCCGTTATATGGTAATTTGTTTTGCAGCAAATGAAGCAAAGTTGTTTTTCCACGACCATTACGGCCGATTAGACCAAGTTTCCAAGTATTATCGATCGTCATGTTAATGTTTTTAAATAATGGTTCTTCGAGTAAATCATAGCTAAATGATACATTTTTCATTTCTATTGGCATAATGCATACCTCCAAATTTCGATTTGAAAGTATACGCATTCACAAAGAATATTTATATATAAAAAATCCTTCTGAAAAAGTCAGAAGGATTAGTAATCATACGTAAATAAGCCTTTAAGTTCGCTAAAGGAGTATAAATGGGCAGACTAATCCTATTTTATGTGAAAATGCGTATACATTTTTACGTGTAAAATAGAATTATTTATCCATCAGCCATTCATCTTCCTTTCCAGTAAATTACTAGTAGTATGCCATAGATTTTTTGGGAATTCAACCTTTTCTTAATTGATCAAACATCTCGTAAAGGAAATCGTAAAATGAGTACATCTCATTTTAATAAACAAATAATAAAAATGTTTACAAATAACATAACATATATTATAAATGTTATGGAGGTGATATTTTTGGAAATTCAAAATATTTCAACGGAAGTAATTATAAAAGGTTATGAAATGAAACAGGAATGTTATCAATGTTTGTTTTGTAAACAGTCCTATCATTTAGATGAAGTCTTTCCATATGACAATCGTTTTCTGACAGCAGAAGGCATGATTAAAAAACATATTGAGCTTGCACATATTTCACCATTTCACGCTTTGCTTGCTTTAGATAAAAAAGTAAGCGGATTATCAGATGTTCAAATTGAAATGATGCAGCATTTTTTCGAAGGCAAAACCGACCAGGAAATTGTAAATGACAGCAATGTGTCGAGTGTATCAACAGTTCGCCAGCATCGCTTTAAACTTCGCGAAAAGGAAAAACAGGCGAAAATTTTTGTTGCTCTTATGCAGCTAATGAAAAACCCTGAACACTATCAAATACATAAAGGGGCGAGACAAGTGGACGAACGTTATAGTATTGAACAGAACGAACGGGAAAAAGTTCTGACTACCTATTTTAAAAACGGGTTGGATGCGGGGATTGAAACGATTCCAAGTAAGGAAAAGAAAAAGCTTATTATCCTTCAGCATATTTTAAAACGTTTTGAAGCAGGGAAGCACTACCATGAAAAAGAAGTAAATGAAATTTTAAAGACTGTCCATGATGATTTTGTATCACTGCGCCGTCATCTGATTGAGT is from Solibacillus isronensis and encodes:
- a CDS encoding chemotaxis protein CheX, which codes for MSNSTHIQTILNGTIHSLKTILPMIIDVKSPSIINEPYEQCEMGVLIGLVGDIKGRIIIDGTPESFSAIGSAMFGMPLEGAMLESFTGELGNMIACNLCTYTVQHDLELDITPPTVMVGHTKLYGFKQAFKIPATLEGIGDLIILYTIDMEEDE
- a CDS encoding S66 family peptidase; amino-acid sequence: MFHPLQRGDKIGIFSSSAPATATAKLRYSRGKEFLEGKGFQIIEGNLTGKQDGYRSGTPKERAEEFNQLLRDPLIKMIMSTIGGTNSNSLLPYLDYEAFKSNPKIVIGYSDTTAILLALFAKTNIPTYYGPALIPSFGEFEPLVHETYNYFERYFCQPSVPYSIPMPHVWSDEMINWLNYEKPKTLYSNKWIGVHKGVVEGRLIGGNNNTMYGFIGTPYFPVINTGDILLIEDSLKSAATVEKNFAMLKLHGIFDKVDGILLGKHELFDDEGTGKQPLDLLLEQLDGKNIPILANVDCAHTHPMFPLAIGKKIRLDTINQSITCIEHWL
- the glsA gene encoding glutaminase A → MNKLQKIYEQAKQMTANGQVASYIPALAAANSDLFAVSLLSADQEIELGDCTETFTLQSVVKVISFMVAANHHGIEEIMHYVDVEPTGDSFNSIVRLESHNNKPFNPMINAGAITIASLLPGETMFEKVKSVTTYLERMIGKKVHINNEIYFSEYQSADYNRAIAYILQANGFLKSDVEEALQVYLQLCSISVDVSDLAKMAYYFATNGKDSEACCNKEVINIAKALMLTCGMYNASGKFAAFVGLPAKSGVSGAIIAVVRNGEIEQLQGPIGIGIYGPAIDQVGNSVAGIDFLMHLSKEYDLFCL
- the abc-f gene encoding ribosomal protection-like ABC-F family protein — protein: MMPIEMKNVSFSYDLLEEPLFKNINMTIDNTWKLGLIGRNGRGKTTLLHLLQNKLPYNGTVTSDEGFHYFPLAIREPKVSTYYAIDEVMPVELWKLERECQLLSLDPSLIWMPFEQLSGGEQTKVMLAAVFCEDNRFLLLDEPTNHLDMKGRSIVANYLKKKKGFIVVSHDRQFIDEVVTHILAIEKSQLSLYKGNFSIYEQQKKLQDEFELEQNRSLNTEINRLQKTAREKSNWAAQREKPSGNDPFGNAIAKRMNKRAKAIEKRTQEKIEDKTKLLKNIETINDLTINCHFKHRNPVLRVKNLTLSYNDQPLFQPISFEIFQGEQVAIVGPNGSGKSSLLQYLQGTFPGTVDGEMIMPQGLTTSVIRQNYEDNRGMLKDFAFEQQINYTLFLNNLRILGFNRDVFQVPIEKMSMGQQKKVEFSKSLGLEAEFYIWDEPLNYLDVFNQQQIEKMIAQFKPTLLFVEHDATFVKNTATKVIKLLPYR
- a CDS encoding DUF2087 domain-containing protein, with amino-acid sequence MIFLEIQNISTEVIIKGYEMKQECYQCLFCKQSYHLDEVFPYDNRFLTAEGMIKKHIELAHISPFHALLALDKKVSGLSDVQIEMMQHFFEGKTDQEIVNDSNVSSVSTVRQHRFKLREKEKQAKIFVALMQLMKNPEHYQIHKGARQVDERYSIEQNEREKVLTTYFKNGLDAGIETIPSKEKKKLIILQHILKRFEAGKHYHEKEVNEILKTVHDDFVSLRRHLIEYGFMERSDDGSEYWVK